One part of the Ziziphus jujuba cultivar Dongzao chromosome 2, ASM3175591v1 genome encodes these proteins:
- the LOC107419453 gene encoding receptor-like protein 7 — translation MGLSLCLVPIFCVFLKLLVLHIVVPKNITFVQSFCHDNERSSLLEFKESFLINKSGSLCDPKVLQWKSLGVNASNCCSWDGVQCDEETGRVIGLDLSRGCLFGSINSNSTLFNLVHLQRLNLAGNNFNYSEIPFAIGKLSGLTYLNLSRSSFRGQIPKEISHLFKLSQLDLSFNYNENVEQKVLELKNPNLSSLLQNLTGLEVLDLSYVNISSIVPNFLSNFTSLTSLFLLNCGLHGEFPATTFQLPNLRYLDVGSNRNLKGYLPEFKHKSPLKELILSKSGFSGILPSSIQMLDSLDLLDVDGCNFSGFVPSSLGKLAQLTTIHLRHNNFAGRIPSSLQNLTQLTSLYLFSNHMTGPIPPWLGNLTKLNTLLLGHNQFYGLVPQSLSDIINLETLYLRANNLSGILKFDMFFGMKFLTNLTLGENSLSVFIMKGNKNATISKFKRLELGSCNLNTFPDFLRHQNELEVLVLHNNKIRAEIPEWMWNTSIDTFRLLNIANNFLTGSQPAILPWVNLQVYIVSFNMLQGVLPIPPPSILSYNASNNMLSGEISPMFCNPSYLYFLDLSDNTLTGTIPKCFGNLSYSLDVLSLRNNFFQGTIPKICSNSASNLRIIDLSYNKLQGQLPRTLSNCMMLEGIVVSNNQLRDVFPSWLGSLPVLKILILQHNGFYGVIGQPQNYLEFPKLQVIDISFNNFTGKLPSDYIFSWNAMKDINPSPLTYLSVMLNYTFAEIGLTHVENRYAITITSKGVKRYYGAILDIFTFIDMSSNRFKGEISELFGNLKGLYSLNLSNNILTGCIPSSLGNLTVLESLDLSQNKLSGQIPQQLKELGFLECFNVSHNNLTGPIPQGKQFSAFETSSFQGNPGLCGDLLLKKCGDLDPPSLTPSVFEENDNSESSFEFEWKVVLIGLISGLVAGVALGDMVIITRHGWLVKMHCTRKRWRTYRRN, via the coding sequence ATGGGGTTGTCACTGTGTTTAGTGCCaattttttgtgtatttttaaAGCTTTTGGTGTTGCATATTGTGGTTccaaaaaatattacttttgtTCAGTCATTTTGCCATGATAATGAAAGATCTTCCTTGTTGGAGTTCAAAGAAAGCTTCCTCATTAACAAATCTGGTTCTCTCTGTGATCCCAAGGTTTTGCAATGGAAATCTCTTGGAGTAAATGCAAGCAATTGCTGCTCGTGGGATGGAGTCCAGTGTGATGAGGAAACTGGTCGTGTGATTGGCCTTGATCTTAGTAGAGGTTGTTTATTTGGCTCTATCAACTCCAACAGCACTCTTTTCAATCTTGTTCATCTTCAAAGGTTGAACCTTGCTGGTAATAATTTCAATTACTCTGAAATTCCTTTTGCTATTGGGAAACTTTCAGGCCTAACTTATCTCAACCTATCAAGGTCTTCTTTTCGAGGTCAAATtccaaaagaaatttcacacTTGTTTAAGTTATCACAACTAGACCTGTCTTTCAATTACAATGAAAATGTTGAGCAAAAGGTTTTGGAActtaaaaatccaaatttgagtAGCCTACTGCAAAATTTGACAGGTCTAGAAGTTCTTGATCTCAGTTATGTAAACATCTCATCCATAGTACCCAATTTCCTTTCAAACTTCACTTCTTTGACATCACTATTTCTTTTGAATTGCGGGTTGCATGGAGAATTTCCTGCAACCACTTTTCAATTGCCAAATCTAAGATATCTTGATGTAGGATCCAATAGGAATCTCAAGGGTTATTTGCCTGAATTCAAACATAAAAGTCCTCTTAAAGAATTGATACTTAGTAAAAGTGGATTTTCTGGAATCCTACCTTCCTCAATCCAAATGCTTGATTCATTGGATCTATTAGATGTTGATGGCTGCAATTTTTCAGGGTTTGTTCCATCTTCACTTGGAAAACTTGCCCAACTTACCACTATACACCTTAGGCATAACAATTTTGCTGGTCGCATTCCCTCTTCTCTTCAAAATCTTACCCAACTGACTTCATTATATCTCTTTAGTAATCATATGACTGGTCCAATCCCACCTTGGCTAGGAAACCTCACCAAACTAAATACACTCCTACTTGGACATAACCAATTCTATGGTCTTGTTCCACAATCATTATCTGACATCATCAACCTTGAGACTCTTTATCTACGTGCTAACAATTTAAGTGGCATTTTGAAATTTGACATGTTTTTTGGCATGAAATTTCTCACGAATCTAACCCTGGGTGAAAATAGTTTGTCCGTATTCATTATGAAGGGAAACAAAAATGcaacaatttcaaaattcaagagGTTGGAATTGGGTTCATGCAACTTGAATACATTCCCTGATTTTCTTAGGCATCAGAATGAACTCGAGGTGTTGGTACTTCATAATAACAAGATAAGGGCTGAAATACCTGAATGGATGTGGAATACAAGTATAGACACTTTTCGTCTCTTGAACATTGCCAACAACTTCTTAACAGGCTCTCAACCTGCAATTCTTCCTTGGGTTAACTTGCAAGTATACATTGTTTCATTTAACATGTTGCAAGGAGTACTACCAATTCCTCCCCCATCCATCTTGAGTTATAATGCATCAAATAACATGCTAAGTGGAGAAATCTCACCTATGTTCTGCAATCCAAGCTATCTATACTTTCTTGACTTGTCTGATAACACCTTGACTGGTACAATTCCAAAATGTTTTGGAAACTTAAGCTATTCTTTGGATGTGTTGAGTTTAAGAAACAATTTCTTTCAGGGCACCATTCCTAAAATATGCAGCAACAGTGCAAGCAACTTGAGAATAATTGATCTCAGTTACAATAAGTTGCAGGGGCAGCTACCACGAACATTGTCCAATTGTATGATGCTTGAAGGTATTGTTGTCTCGAACAATCAACTTAGGGATGTTTTTCCATCTTGGTTGGGATCTCTTCCGGTGTTGAAGATTCTCATACTTCAACATAATGGGTTCTACGGTGTGATTGGGCAACCCCAAAACTACTTGGAGTTCCCCAAGTTGCAAGTAATTGATATCTCTTTTAATAATTTCACAGGTAAATTGCCATCAGATTACATTTTCAGCTGGAATGCCATGAAGGATATCAATCCCAGTCCTTTGACATATTTGAGTGTAATGTTGAACTATACTTTTGCTGAAATTGGTTTGACCCATGTTGAAAATCGTTATGCAATCACAATCACCTCCAAAGGGGTAAAGAGATACTATGGTGCCATCCTAGATATCTTTACTTTTATTGATATGTCAAGCAATAGATTTAAAGGAGAGATTTCTGAATTGTTTGGAAACCTAAAAGGCCTTTACTCATTAAACCTTTCAAATAACATTCTCACTGGTTGCATCCCATCATCTTTAGGAAATTTAACAGTTCTAGAATCATTGGACCTCTCTCAAAACAAGCTCTCAGGGCAGATCCCTCAGCAACTAAAGGAACTTGGATTTCTCGAATGCTTCAATGTTTCTCATAACAATCTTACGGGGCCTATACCTCAAGGGAAACAGTTTAGTGCTTTTGAGACTAGTTCCTTTCAAGGAAACCCAGGATTATGTGGTGATCTACTACTTAAGAAATGTGGTGATTTAGATCCCCCATCACTGACACCTTcagtttttgaagaaaatgataATTCAGAGTCTTCGTTTGAATTTGAATGGAAAGTTGTGTTGATAGGACTCATAAGTGGGCTAGTTGCTGGAGTGGCTCTTGGTGATATGGTGATCATAACGAGGCATGGATGGCTGGTTAAGATGCATTGCACAAGGAAACGGTGGAGGACATATCGAAGAAATTGA